The nucleotide sequence GTTGGGGTGACCCTTCTTTCTGAACACGGTTATTTCACTCAACATCTAGATGAACATGGCTATCAATACGAATCGCCAACGGATTGGCCAGTAAAAGATACCTTACATAAACTCGATGTTTCTGTAAACGTTTATTTACATGATCGCGTTGTAAAAGTAAACGTGTGGGAATACGAACTAGTTGGTGTTTTAGGAAAAAGTATTAAACTATATTTCTTAGATACTAATGATGAAGCAAATGATGAACAAGACAGATTACTTACTGCAAAATTGTATGGGGGAGATAATCAGTATCGACTCAAACAAGAAATAATTTTAGGCATTGGCGGCGTGAAAGTACTTCGAGAACTAGGTTATAATCCAAGAAAATTTCATATGAATGAAGGACACGCAGCATTTCTTATTTTAGAACTTTATCGAGAACTAGATGATATGAATTGCATATCGGAGGATTGTGAACAAGAAAAACTAGATATTATTCGACAACATTGTTCATTTACAACGCATACGCCAGTTGCCGCAGGACATGATGAATTTGATGAACAACAAGTAAGAACATATTTAGGAACTATTCTTCCAGATAATATTTTTAACTTAGTGAAACGAGATGGTAAATTTTCTATGACGCGACTTGCACTACAATTTTCCTCTTATGTAAATGCGGTAGCCCGTAAACATCAAGAAGTATCCAAACGAATGTTTCCAGAGTACGATATAGATTATATTACTAACGGTGTACACTCAACAACCTGGGTAAACCCTCATTTTGCAGCACTGTATGATAAATATATTATTGATTGGCGAGAAAATCCTTTAGAACTACGAAATGCAAGAAAAATTCCCATCGCTGAATTTCGACACGTACACGAAAAAGCAAAAAAAGATTTATTCTCTTTTATTAAACAAACAACAGGAACAGAATTTGATGCGCATATATTCACCATAGGATTTGCGAGACGCGCAACAAGTTATAAACGAGCAGATTTACTCTTTAAAGATATTAATCGACTCAAAGATATAAGCAGACGTGTTGGTCGCATACAACTTA is from Candidatus Woesearchaeota archaeon and encodes:
- the glgP gene encoding alpha-glucan family phosphorylase gives rise to the protein MALKNTSQLTQMVRNRIAYFSMEIGFRSDIPTYSGGLGVLAGDTMKSMADIGIDAVGVTLLSEHGYFTQHLDEHGYQYESPTDWPVKDTLHKLDVSVNVYLHDRVVKVNVWEYELVGVLGKSIKLYFLDTNDEANDEQDRLLTAKLYGGDNQYRLKQEIILGIGGVKVLRELGYNPRKFHMNEGHAAFLILELYRELDDMNCISEDCEQEKLDIIRQHCSFTTHTPVAAGHDEFDEQQVRTYLGTILPDNIFNLVKRDGKFSMTRLALQFSSYVNAVARKHQEVSKRMFPEYDIDYITNGVHSTTWVNPHFAALYDKYIIDWRENPLELRNARKIPIAEFRHVHEKAKKDLFSFIKQTTGTEFDAHIFTIGFARRATSYKRADLLFKDINRLKDISRRVGRIQLIFAGKAHPNDHEGKLLIQRIVHLAQQLTPTIKLVFLQDYNMDIAQRLVSGVDLWLNTPQRPLEASGTSGMKAAHNGVPSLSVPDGWWIEGLMEDATGWGIGEEVVYEQDYEKVNWQDAQQIYEKLEQKILPLYYQNNDEYVAVMRRAVAINGAYFNTQRMVDQYLVRAYARNN